A portion of the Nerophis lumbriciformis linkage group LG37, RoL_Nlum_v2.1, whole genome shotgun sequence genome contains these proteins:
- the pbxip1a gene encoding pre-B-cell leukemia transcription factor-interacting protein 1: MSDNSNSTGSSGSSTNSWTLLSPEEAAGDSVGPVDDGTESLGDAPSLSEDMAAGAAMEFKPSGIPVERALSEEGHQVCQETAPESGEGPIPSNPSPPSPPPAEVDTESQAPVIHDIVTSSPSDNEHMSDVPFVSSIDFLVPQDISATAAADELQGTLLDTHPTERPIADEPESDARVEPVEVPQVDIPAETITASEAPSFIEAESPADEDLVPETVGPVEEDVKMQDEEEEESPTSFDIDFPSSHGDGLRKRAGQSDAPKSEEEEEEEEEDAQFRLAERQQDKAWWSVNKCIAAGLILLFLGSLFLSGDLDSSGELDDEQSQDLPSNHSQEMVALLDKLTQENQHITLLEAKLQSQKKVLDAAVALSIDSQEKADLEKENVQLREELSSLPNLKEELESLRVMVTELSHLAADSESRTKPTPSIPTPAKPERKMKEELQKQKVLLEESKKRLQGMKKDGGHRRPVRDNLEEIQRKLSEQVEHWGKRRAQKHKMKGGEKEDKDGGKRAKEGRKEKEWKMDKDGRKEEWKSPKHISHKESWRKNQDEWETKKHERRQDREERRKEKPWHKTSKHHSHKPHRTHAGDFWLEQEQKLKRNIRPRPSCTSVEDCAAKEGLYPVELPEFDELLDGYLSKLEGTPPHSKDAVRRLASDFFADGVFMHDRVLFADFAEDVADILEDMVDVVEDGRRRGDDSLEEEMEEFEREALWKFAATF; this comes from the exons ATGTCGGATAACAGCAACAGCACCGGCAGCAGTGGCTCCTCCACCAACAGCTGGACCCTCCTCTCCCCTGAG GAGGCGGCCGGCGATAGCGTGGGGCCAGTGGATGACGGCACGGAAAGCCTGGGCGACGCCCCAAGCCTGTCTGAGGACATGGCTGCAG GTGCTGCTATGGAGTTCAAGCCAAGTGGCATTCCAGTAGAAAGAGCCTTATCAGAGGAAGGCCACCAG GTATGTCAAGAGACCGCCCCAGAGTCCGGGGAGGGTCCCATCCCTTCCAATCCAAGCCCACCCAGTCCGCCTCCGGCAGAAGTGGACACCGAGAGCCAGGCTCCTGTCATTCACGACATTGTGACGAGCTCGCCCAGCGACAACGAGCACATGTCCGACGTGCCCTTTGTCTCTAGCATCGATTTCCTGGTGCCCCAGGACATCtccgccaccgctgctgctgaTGAGCTTCAGGGGACCCTGCTTGACACCCACCCAACAGAGAGGCCCATTGCCGATGAACCAGAGTCTGACGCCCGAGTCGAACCCGTTGAAGTCCCACAAGTAGACATCCCCGCTGAAACCATCACTGCTTCTGAGGCTCCCAGCTTCATAGAAGCAGAAAGCCCTGCTGATGAGGACCTTGTCCCGGAGACAGTTGGCCCTGTGGAGGAGGATGTCAAGATGCAGGATGAGGAGGAAGAGG AGTCCCCCACTAGCTTCGATATCGACTTTCCAAGTAGTCATGGTGATGGACTCAGGAAAAGGGCCGGCCAATCCGACGCACCAAAatcggaagaggaggaggaggaggaagaggaggatgcaCAGTTCAGGCTGGCGGAGAGACAGCAGGACAAGGCCTGGTGGTCGGTGAACAAGTGCATAGCGGCTGGTCTCATTCTGCTCTTCTTAGGCTCCCTCTTCCTGTCTG GTGACTTGGACTCCTCTGGCGAGTTGGATGATGAACAAAGCCAG GACTTGCCGAGCAATCATTCCCAGGAAATGGTGGCACTTTTGGATAAACTAACACAGGAAAACCAACATATCACTCTGCTTGAGGCTAAACTGCAA TCTCAGAAAAAGGTGCTTGACGCGGCGGTGGCCCTGAGCATTGACAGCCAGGAAAAAGCAGATCTGGAAAAGGAAAACGTGCAGCTACGGGAGGAGTTGTCGTCTTTACCCAACTTGAAGGAAGAGCTGGAAAGTCTGAGGGTCATGGTGACTGAACTCAGCCATCTTGCAG ctgactcagaatccagaaccaAGCCGACACCTTCCATCCCCACCCCGGCTAAACCTGAGAGGAAGATGAAGGAGGAGCTGCAGAAGCAGAAGGTTCTCCTGGAGGAAAGCAAGAAGCGGCTGCAAGGGATGAAAAAAGACGGCGGCCACAGGAGGCCAGTAAGGGATAACCTGGAGGAGATCCAGAGGAAGCTCTCGGAGCAGGTAGAGCATTGGGGCAAGAGGAGGGCGCAGAAGCACAAAATGAAAGGCGGGGAAAAGGAGGACAAAGATGGAGGAAAGAGGGCTAAGGAAGGTAGGAAGGAGAAGGAGTGGAAAATGGACAAAGATGGGAGGAAAGAGGAGTGGAAGTCTCCAAAGCACATCTCTCATAAGGAATCCTGGCGGAAGAACCAGGACGAGTGGGAGACCAAGAAGCACGAGCGCCGCCAGGACAGAGAGGAGCGCAGGAAGGAGAAACCTTGGCACAAGACTTCCAAGCATCATTCCCACAAGCCTCATCGCACCCACGCAGGCGACTTCTGGTTGGAGCAGGAGCAGAAGCTGAAACGCAACATCCGCCCCCGCCCGTCCTGCACCTCTGTGGAGGACTGCGCCGCCAAGGAGGGCCTCTACCCGGTGGAGCTCCCCGAGTTCGACGAGCTGCTGGACGGCTACCTGAGCAAGCTGGAGGGCACGCCGCCGCACAGCAAGGACGCCGTCCGGAGGCTGGCCTCCGACTTCTTCGCGGACGGCGTCTTCATGCACGACCGCGTGCTGTTCGCCGACTTCGCGGAGGACGTGGCGGACATCCTGGAGGACATGGTGGACGTGGTGGAGGACGGCAGGCGCAGGGGCGACGACTCCCTAGAGGAGGAGATGGAGGAGTTCGAGAGGGAGGCCCTGTGGAAGTTTGCCGCCACGTTCTGA
- the LOC133577525 gene encoding cyclin-dependent kinases regulatory subunit 1: MSHKQIYYSDKYDDDKYEYRHVMLPKDIAKRVPKTHLMSESEWRNLGVQQSQGWVHYMIHQPEPHILLFRRPLPSTK, translated from the exons ATGTCCCATAAACAGATCTACTACTCTGATAAGTATGACGATGATAAATACGAATATAG ACATGTCATGTTGCCCAAGGATATTGCAAAGCGTGTGCCAAAGACCCATTTGATGTCAGAGTCGGAATGGAGGAACCTGGGGGTCCAGCAGAGCCAAGGTTGGGTGCACTACATGATCCACCAGCCAG AACCTCACATCTTGCTTTTCAGGCGCCCTCTGCCCAGCACAAAGTAA